The DNA region gttatctGAATATTGTCCTCACATACCAGTCCTGTTTGCAGACTGCTAATGTAAAAGTAGGTGCAGAGCAATTGCTTTGAGATGTGTATCTGCTGTTGGTAGTTCATCCTGATTTAGTCATTTTTCATTCTACCATCCATGACTCTGCAGTCTATGTAAcctgagttttttttcttctcatTATACTTTATTTCTAATATACAGTAAAACTGATTGTTGCTTGTTTGTAAGTTCTGGTAATGGGATATTCTGCCAAACAATGTCTGTTTAAGGAACCATCATTTCAACAGTGTCTGAGAGTCTGGTGCCAAGGACTGGAGGCGTGTGtatggttttgttgctgttgcttCTGTTCTGCGACTGAACATTGTAGGGAACCTGTACTGATGCGGGATTGTGTGGCGCACTGGGCTGCCCCCAGTGGATTCttagggtgtgttggttgttaatgaaaatgacacatttcactgctgtAAGTGTTcctgcacatgtgataaataaatctgagtgTTCTGTATTTTTAAAGACTTTATTCATAATGTATAGTAAATACGATTGTCATTTTCTCCATTATACCATTGATTTTTCAACGTCTCAATGGGACTCGCATTTCCACAGACAACGTAGCTGTGGAACATTGAGGAGGCTGTTACGCTGGGACCAGCCCCTCAGTATCCAGTGGCTGCAGGACACTGGAGTGGCGACCTTCCCCACAGAGCCTTTGTAATGTCTGCACTGAGCTTCAGTACGTCTGTCTGCACTTGCTCTGGTCACAGCATTTGCTTGTGCGTGTACTTGTATTGGAAGACCAAGTTTCAGGCAAACCAGCGTGCATCTTTCATAAAATTAATCTTTCAGCAGCcatttttatttaaaaatatatattttaatatatGGTAAATACAATCAGTACATGTCATcttccagcatctatggaggtcaGGAATGCGAAAGAGGGAGAAAATACTGAGGTCTATAACTACACTATGAAGTCACAGTGGCTACAGTAACATGACTCTTATTACTGACATAAAGTATAGACTAAATAACAATGTaaagaaactcatgcctttattTCATGTGTATATTATAAAGTacggtggattccagttaattgggacaacaattaatcggggcagccacttgtttgggacaactcttaaaagacAAAAACAGCTGGGATTTCCttcctttatttgggacactatgccacttaattggggcaggagacctTTACcgaacaatttctaactagcatcagttgtgtgggTGTTtctattcaaaaagcagtgatttttgtcactgatacttggtgagaaataagcagtaagacaattcagaactgctttgctcactgtgggttcaaacattcaggcttggagatgctgtaaacaaccaggagtgaaaatgaaactattttacTATTTTAGTAagttgaaggtatcgacaatcatctttaatgttacaatgaaaatgatttGGAGGATATAATCAGCAAcagtattgtatgaaggcagtccaactgcgctgactttgttcatttacagtctaaTCAAAAGAATACACCTCTGCAcctcactggatgaattcctctgctgATAGCTATTGGGAACAGTTTTATAGTACCATGGTATtattggtagtattctaatttggcctatttcatttaaatacacaatttatCTTTTTCATACGtttttaaccatttccatgaaATTACAGCTAATTGGTGCAGTCGttactgggccaaaatgtactggtcccaatgtgtcccaattaatcggAATCTGCTGCATTTTGCAATGCAGAGCaaatttatatttattcttttaatatttattaacTTAAAACCTATCCATAAACATGGGTAATTATTACAGAGAGAGCAAGCATTAACTATAAATACAGGATTTCATAATGATAAAGCCTAACCTGTAACTAGAATGATGCAAATCTAGAGTCATATTTATAGTGGAGCAGGAATGATTAATTCTGCCATTCTGTTCTAGTAAGCTGGAAATGTCTTGACATTAATGCACTTTTGTCCCTTACAAGGCCGAATACAATTCAAAAATCACAGGCTTGTGCCATTGTACATAGTTCTCAGATACAGGACATTCTGAGGGAGCCATCATATCCACTGCCTCTGGGCTCCTCTGAGCTTTTGAATGGCTGGTTTGGGGAAAGGTGTGATGTTGACTGCCTTCAGGACAAATTTTTCCCCTTGAGGTGGGAGTGAAGCCACTTCAAGACCTGGTCCAGCCCTTCGCCAGTCTGTGCGCTCACCTCCAGCACACTGACTGCCTGCTTGGCACAGGCCAATACGTCATCCATCCTGAACAGGCTTTTCATTTCTATCAGGGACATGTGGCAGGGTAGATCACTGAAATGAGACAGTCGAGTTACTCCCCTGCATTTATAATGCAGCAGAAACAATCGGTGATTATTTCAATTTACTTCATCCCCCACCTTCAATCCCAATTGTTTGTGTTTCTTCCCAAAAGCTGCAAGATAAATTGCCCTCCGCTGTTTCCGTGATTATGGAGAACTATAATGTATGGCCTCAAATATTCTGCTCTAATCTACCCTTCACTGAACCTACTTAATCCCATCTTTCCCACCACATAGGCATTGGAATTGGGttgttattgtcacgtgtacctaGGTACATTgaagagcttgtcttgcatactgatcacacagatcaaattattacacagtgcactgaggcagaacaaggtaaaacagtaacagtgcagaatagagtgtaaaagctactgaaagagtgcaatgcaggtaactgataaagtgcaagatcataaagctgtagattgtgagggcaagagtccatcttatcagacttctgaatgcaCCTGATGCACCTGTCTTTGAGCCTGCTGGCACATgaccagtgggagaggggaaatgaCGAACGTCTGAGGTGGGTGGACtctttgatgatgctggctgcATTACTGAGGAGTATAGAAAGACTCCATAGTGCGGAGGCTGCTAACTCGTGGGTAAGGTGCAGATTAAGCTTCTGTTCATGTAAGAAACTGAAGCACAAACAA from Mobula birostris isolate sMobBir1 chromosome 24, sMobBir1.hap1, whole genome shotgun sequence includes:
- the arl16 gene encoding ADP-ribosylation factor-like protein 16 isoform X2; translation: MGPIWPSYYEDSEAVIFVIDAANPTQISSSCIQLLEVLSAEQLQETPVLILFNKVDLPCHMSLIEMKSLFRMDDVLACAKQAVSVLEVSAQTGEGLDQVLKWLHSHLKGKNLS